Proteins found in one Gimesia chilikensis genomic segment:
- a CDS encoding efflux RND transporter permease subunit, which yields MSLTRLAVHRPISTLMASLVLVMLGCVSLSQLAVDLMPDIQNPSISVITIYEGAGPNEAETLITRPIEQTLSSVSGIENILSSSMEGSSTVRLQFQWGTDLTLAINEVRDALNKLRNSLPEGAEDPYIRHFDVADRPIIYLGLNSELDPITLSQLTENQIIPQFEQLEGVARLRMRGGIVREIQIDLDRSKLESLNMGVNEVVNALKQENINQPAGNYEEGNLNLLIRSQGEFTSLEQIENTVVREQSGATVHVRDIANVVDGEKERTELTRMNGKPGILLYVYKQSGANTISVSDLVQKQLERVNKSMPDVQLSIRVDNSEYIRQSIANIQQAALYGMGLAFIVLILFLRSFRSMLVIGVCMPLSVLATFILIYFQGFTLNIISFGGLALGVGMLVDNSIVVLESIFRKREDGLDAKTAAIEGTEEVSGAIIASTMTTLIIFLPLIFIQGTTGILLHQLAWVVGFSLICSLFASLTLTPVMSAYWIPDQTPKTHSRWTRPWFALIDGFHNLNHRVLLLLERIYERILKFSLKHAVLIGFLLLLCFTTTLGLIPRIKTEFLPKTDEAAINVYSSMAAGIQLKKLDQQTRILEQATIESVPEALAIASFIGDGADDADRWNRTTLRIKLSPRTERKRGIEEIRKALDDAIGPIPGMKVQVKAQTEMMVMRMIGRRGGGDLVVQVAGHNMQLAQQIVEQAVGVMKSTPGLINVEAEISDQRPELTASIDREKAGLLKISVQDIAQTLETTIRGTEATLYREEGDEFPVMVRLREEDRNQIGDVQQVGVTTADGRTIPLKNLLKFESDDAPVVIERHNQQRVLRIFADVEGRDLGSIVPELEDNLNAIQIPSGFSVSVAGDWEEQQKSFSALQQGFVLAIILMYMIMASQYESLRDPFYILFAVPLGMIGVIWVFVFTETTLNVQSFIGIVVLSGIVVNNAIVLVDYINQLKRRHPEKPTSELILQAATRRFRPILMTTLTTVLAMIPISLGWGEGGELQAPMARVVVGGLLAGTLITLLAIPLIYQSCTPDAKQTARPATEPVAEPKLNGQTVKSV from the coding sequence ATGTCCCTGACTCGACTGGCAGTTCACCGACCGATCTCAACCCTGATGGCCTCGCTCGTGCTGGTCATGTTGGGGTGTGTTTCGCTGTCGCAGCTGGCGGTCGACCTGATGCCGGACATTCAGAACCCCAGCATCAGCGTAATTACTATCTATGAAGGTGCGGGGCCCAACGAAGCAGAAACACTGATCACCCGACCGATCGAGCAGACCCTCAGCTCGGTTTCCGGAATTGAAAATATCCTCAGCAGCAGCATGGAAGGCAGCAGCACGGTTCGACTGCAGTTCCAGTGGGGCACCGATCTGACCCTGGCAATCAACGAAGTCCGCGACGCGTTGAATAAGCTCCGCAACTCTCTACCGGAAGGGGCGGAAGATCCTTACATCCGACATTTTGACGTCGCTGACCGGCCGATCATTTACCTGGGCCTGAACAGCGAACTCGACCCCATTACTCTGTCGCAACTGACCGAAAATCAGATTATTCCACAGTTCGAGCAGCTGGAAGGTGTGGCCCGACTACGAATGCGGGGCGGCATTGTACGCGAGATCCAGATTGACCTGGATCGCAGCAAGCTCGAATCGCTCAACATGGGTGTAAATGAAGTCGTCAACGCCCTGAAGCAGGAAAACATAAATCAACCCGCGGGAAACTACGAAGAAGGCAACCTGAATTTACTCATCCGCAGCCAGGGTGAATTCACCAGCCTGGAGCAGATCGAAAATACGGTTGTCCGCGAACAATCCGGCGCAACAGTGCATGTTCGGGATATCGCCAATGTCGTTGATGGCGAAAAAGAGCGAACCGAGCTCACCCGTATGAACGGCAAACCGGGGATCCTGCTCTACGTTTATAAGCAATCAGGCGCCAATACAATCAGCGTCAGTGATCTGGTGCAGAAACAGCTCGAACGCGTCAACAAATCGATGCCCGACGTACAACTGAGCATTCGGGTCGACAACTCGGAATACATCCGGCAGTCAATCGCCAACATCCAGCAGGCTGCCTTGTATGGTATGGGACTGGCCTTCATAGTCCTGATTCTCTTCCTGCGCAGTTTCCGCAGCATGCTGGTGATTGGGGTCTGTATGCCCCTCTCGGTTCTGGCCACCTTCATCCTGATCTACTTCCAGGGCTTCACACTGAATATTATTTCGTTCGGTGGCCTGGCTCTCGGAGTCGGCATGCTGGTCGACAATTCCATCGTGGTACTGGAAAGTATTTTCCGCAAACGGGAAGACGGTCTGGACGCCAAAACTGCCGCCATCGAAGGCACCGAGGAAGTCTCGGGGGCGATTATCGCCAGCACTATGACCACACTGATCATCTTCCTGCCCCTGATCTTCATCCAGGGGACCACCGGGATTCTGTTGCATCAACTGGCATGGGTTGTCGGCTTCTCGCTGATCTGCTCTCTGTTTGCCAGCCTGACTCTGACTCCTGTCATGAGCGCCTACTGGATTCCTGATCAGACCCCGAAAACCCATTCCCGCTGGACCCGCCCCTGGTTTGCTCTGATAGACGGGTTCCACAATCTGAACCATCGCGTGCTCCTCTTACTGGAGCGGATCTACGAGCGGATTTTAAAATTCAGCCTGAAACACGCAGTCCTGATCGGCTTTCTACTGCTGCTCTGCTTTACAACCACACTCGGCCTGATCCCGCGGATTAAAACTGAGTTTCTTCCCAAAACGGATGAAGCAGCCATCAATGTCTATTCCTCAATGGCGGCAGGAATCCAGCTGAAAAAACTCGATCAACAGACCCGGATTCTCGAACAGGCAACCATCGAATCCGTCCCGGAGGCCCTTGCCATCGCATCTTTTATCGGCGATGGCGCTGATGACGCAGACCGCTGGAACCGTACCACGCTCCGCATCAAACTCTCTCCGAGAACAGAGCGGAAACGAGGGATTGAGGAAATCCGCAAAGCCCTCGACGATGCCATCGGTCCAATCCCCGGCATGAAAGTGCAGGTCAAAGCGCAAACCGAAATGATGGTCATGCGCATGATTGGCCGTAGAGGGGGTGGCGACCTGGTCGTACAGGTTGCCGGTCACAATATGCAACTCGCTCAACAGATCGTGGAGCAGGCTGTCGGCGTCATGAAGTCGACTCCCGGATTGATCAATGTCGAAGCAGAAATTTCAGATCAGCGTCCCGAATTGACCGCTTCGATTGACCGTGAAAAAGCAGGCCTGCTGAAAATCAGTGTGCAGGACATCGCCCAGACCCTGGAAACCACCATCCGCGGAACGGAAGCCACGCTCTACCGTGAAGAAGGGGACGAATTCCCCGTCATGGTTCGACTCCGCGAGGAAGACCGCAACCAGATCGGCGACGTCCAGCAGGTCGGCGTCACGACGGCTGACGGGCGTACAATTCCGCTCAAGAATCTTCTTAAATTTGAATCCGATGATGCACCAGTTGTGATTGAACGGCACAACCAGCAGCGGGTGTTGCGAATTTTTGCTGATGTCGAAGGACGGGACCTGGGCAGCATCGTCCCGGAACTGGAAGATAATCTGAACGCGATTCAGATCCCATCTGGTTTCTCAGTCAGCGTCGCCGGAGACTGGGAAGAGCAACAGAAAAGCTTCAGTGCCCTGCAACAGGGATTCGTCCTGGCGATTATTCTGATGTACATGATCATGGCTTCGCAGTACGAATCGCTCCGTGATCCATTTTATATTCTGTTCGCTGTCCCACTGGGTATGATCGGTGTCATCTGGGTTTTTGTTTTCACTGAAACGACTCTAAATGTGCAATCCTTCATCGGCATCGTCGTTCTCTCGGGGATCGTCGTCAATAATGCGATCGTCCTGGTGGATTACATCAACCAGTTGAAACGCCGGCATCCTGAAAAACCGACATCTGAGCTGATTCTGCAGGCAGCGACACGCCGCTTCCGGCCCATTCTCATGACCACACTGACCACCGTGCTGGCCATGATCCCGATTTCACTGGGCTGGGGTGAGGGAGGCGAACTGCAGGCCCCGATGGCACGAGTCGTTGTCGGAGGCTTGCTCGCAGGCACCTTAATTACCCTGCTGGCCATTCCGCTGATTTACCAGTCCTGCACTCCGGACGCGAAACAAACCGCGCGGCCAGCCACCGAACCCGTTGCTGAACCGAAACTGAACGGTCAAACGGTAAAATCTGTCTGA
- a CDS encoding 3-deoxy-D-manno-octulosonic acid transferase: MRLVSYLLNLVYGLLLIAVSPVLAYRALVLKKYRSGWSQKFLGKLPEREGDRPCFWFHAVSVGEVLQLPPLLAILGEQHPELEFVITTTTHTGYAVAQEKFPGHTVCYFPLDFSWSVKRALQRIRPSAVILVEMELWPNFVLAADRMGIPVSIINGRLSEKSFRGYWRLRALIGPLLNRLELMAVQTEAYAERFSRLAGKSERIQVTGSIKFDGIEVERGNPLTRELRDTFQLKQREMVLIAGSTQDPEERIALDVYLELRRQYPDLRLILVPRHQERFEEVAALVRSYGLPLICRSQQSDEDQGRFIPFSTSERPPICLLDTLGELKACWGLADFAFVGGSLTKRGGQNMIEPAGYGAALLFGPNTWNFKDIVAALLQHEAATVVRNQAELEGQLTNWLRNPEAAREQGGRAQEFVLSQRGATLRTAELLMRSLDEVARSTGKAA; encoded by the coding sequence GTGCGTTTGGTTTCGTATCTGTTGAACCTGGTTTACGGTCTGCTGCTGATTGCGGTCTCTCCCGTGTTGGCCTACCGTGCTCTGGTGTTGAAGAAATATCGCTCAGGCTGGAGCCAGAAGTTTCTCGGTAAGCTGCCCGAACGTGAAGGGGATCGTCCCTGTTTCTGGTTTCATGCGGTCAGTGTAGGCGAAGTGCTGCAGCTTCCACCGCTGCTGGCAATTCTGGGTGAACAACATCCGGAACTGGAGTTCGTGATCACGACGACTACCCACACCGGGTATGCGGTGGCCCAGGAAAAGTTTCCCGGCCATACGGTCTGCTATTTCCCGTTGGATTTCTCCTGGTCCGTAAAACGAGCCCTGCAGCGGATACGTCCCTCGGCGGTTATCCTGGTTGAAATGGAACTCTGGCCGAACTTTGTACTGGCAGCAGACCGGATGGGGATTCCTGTATCCATCATCAATGGCCGCTTGAGTGAAAAGAGTTTCCGCGGATACTGGCGGTTGCGAGCTCTGATTGGTCCGCTACTGAACCGTCTGGAGCTCATGGCTGTGCAGACTGAAGCTTATGCAGAGCGGTTTTCGCGGCTGGCCGGAAAGTCAGAGCGGATTCAAGTGACCGGGTCGATTAAGTTTGACGGAATTGAAGTCGAGCGAGGTAATCCGCTGACCCGGGAATTACGAGATACCTTTCAGTTGAAGCAGAGAGAAATGGTGCTGATCGCGGGCAGTACTCAGGATCCGGAGGAGCGAATTGCTCTGGATGTCTACCTTGAGCTCCGTCGGCAGTATCCCGATCTGCGTCTGATCCTCGTGCCACGGCACCAGGAACGTTTTGAGGAAGTGGCAGCGCTGGTCAGAAGTTACGGCTTGCCTTTGATTTGTCGAAGTCAGCAGTCTGACGAAGATCAGGGCCGATTCATCCCATTTTCGACCTCAGAAAGACCCCCGATCTGCCTGCTGGATACACTGGGAGAATTAAAAGCCTGTTGGGGACTGGCCGATTTCGCTTTTGTGGGAGGCAGCCTGACGAAGCGAGGAGGGCAGAATATGATTGAGCCTGCCGGATACGGTGCGGCCTTGTTATTCGGTCCCAATACATGGAATTTCAAGGATATCGTTGCTGCTCTGCTGCAGCATGAGGCGGCAACGGTGGTTCGGAATCAGGCGGAACTCGAAGGACAGCTTACGAACTGGTTGAGGAATCCTGAGGCTGCCCGGGAGCAGGGGGGCAGAGCGCAGGAGTTCGTCCTGAGTCAGCGGGGGGCCACACTGCGGACAGCAGAGCTGTTAATGCGGTCACTGGATGAGGTGGCACGCTCTACCGGTAAGGCGGCTTGA
- the metK gene encoding methionine adenosyltransferase: MAKFSFTSESVSMGHPDKVSDQVSDGILDALLAEDPYSRVACETLCTTDFVLLAGEITSNANVDYEKIARDVIRDIGYTSEDIGFNADTCEVLVKLHQQSADIAQGVDAEGAGDQGLMFGYACNQTEEYMPVPIALSHRILNKLTEIRQNGEVNWLLPDSKSQVTVEYEDGKPVGVSAVVVSTQHTDEVTQAEIREFIIEKVIKDVIPADFLSDDTKYHINPTGRFVIGGPHGDAGLTGRKIIVDTYGGWGRHGGGAFSGKDSTKVDRSAAYMARYIAKNIVASGLATECEVQLSYAIGVVEPTSVYVDTKGTSVIPEEKISELVRELFPLNPQGIIEHLQLRRPIFRKTTWGGHFGRNDPDFTWEATDKAAELRDAAGLGNEVPEPQFAIS, from the coding sequence ATGGCTAAATTTTCGTTCACAAGTGAATCTGTCAGTATGGGACATCCTGACAAAGTCTCAGACCAGGTTTCCGATGGCATTCTGGATGCACTGCTTGCTGAAGATCCTTACTCACGCGTCGCTTGTGAAACTCTGTGTACCACAGACTTCGTTCTGCTTGCCGGTGAAATCACCAGCAACGCCAACGTCGATTACGAGAAAATTGCCCGCGATGTCATTCGCGACATCGGTTACACCAGCGAAGACATCGGCTTCAACGCAGATACCTGCGAAGTGCTGGTGAAACTGCATCAGCAGAGTGCAGATATTGCCCAGGGCGTCGACGCCGAAGGGGCTGGCGACCAAGGGCTGATGTTCGGTTATGCCTGCAATCAGACGGAAGAGTACATGCCGGTACCGATTGCTCTGTCGCACCGCATTCTGAATAAACTGACTGAAATCCGTCAGAACGGCGAAGTCAACTGGCTGCTGCCGGACAGCAAAAGCCAGGTCACTGTCGAATACGAAGACGGCAAGCCTGTCGGTGTTTCCGCGGTTGTGGTTTCAACCCAGCACACTGATGAGGTTACCCAGGCTGAGATTCGCGAATTTATTATCGAGAAAGTCATCAAGGATGTCATCCCTGCCGACTTTTTGAGTGATGATACCAAGTATCATATCAATCCGACCGGACGGTTTGTGATCGGCGGACCTCACGGTGACGCTGGTTTGACTGGTCGTAAGATTATTGTCGATACCTACGGTGGCTGGGGCCGTCATGGCGGCGGTGCTTTCAGTGGTAAAGACTCAACCAAAGTAGACCGCTCCGCTGCTTACATGGCCCGTTACATTGCCAAGAACATCGTTGCCTCAGGACTGGCCACAGAGTGTGAAGTTCAGCTTTCCTACGCAATTGGTGTAGTCGAGCCGACCAGCGTGTATGTGGACACCAAGGGAACTTCCGTGATACCGGAAGAGAAAATTTCCGAACTGGTTCGTGAGCTGTTCCCGCTGAATCCGCAGGGGATCATCGAACATCTGCAGCTGCGTCGTCCTATTTTCAGAAAGACCACCTGGGGCGGACATTTTGGTCGGAACGATCCCGATTTTACCTGGGAAGCAACCGACAAAGCTGCTGAACTGAGAGACGCTGCTGGCTTGGGAAATGAAGTTCCCGAGCCTCAATTTGCCATTTCCTGA
- a CDS encoding efflux RND transporter periplasmic adaptor subunit has translation MKVLIAPACTAIAMVVGWLVYDKSVKDVQVPTKTIIPEPIAVQVTRSTTKTLEKRINLVGNLEAGSQVEVRTRYSGYIKSMPFDVGDRIKEGDVILELNDSENRELVSKAEAALSVAKAQLKAQITSQELAQKAYDRLLVLQKSGVSTRQQMEEAQASLAIQEAQTELEQARVDQAGADLEQSRLRLQENKIIAPTSGFLAERLVDIGDLAKPDVALMKIVNLDHVRTVVHIVEKDYEDVKIGQQAAITVDTFPDQTFSGHVKRKAPVLDPQTRTAAVHIEIPNEDFALKPGMHARVQIVFEHRPETKVLPIASLTRRKDGPGSAVFIIGGNPPMTHRRNIEVGINDGELVEILSGINAEDLVITLGNRLVDEGQTVTPVEVPMDQILQAPPALPEKTNL, from the coding sequence ATGAAAGTTCTGATTGCGCCCGCCTGCACAGCGATTGCCATGGTTGTCGGATGGCTGGTCTATGACAAATCCGTCAAAGATGTCCAGGTCCCGACCAAAACCATCATCCCCGAGCCGATCGCAGTCCAGGTCACCCGCTCAACTACCAAAACCCTCGAAAAACGGATTAACCTCGTTGGTAACCTGGAAGCAGGTTCCCAGGTAGAAGTCCGGACACGCTACAGTGGCTACATCAAGTCGATGCCCTTTGACGTCGGCGACCGGATCAAGGAAGGCGATGTCATTCTGGAGTTGAATGATTCAGAGAACCGGGAACTGGTATCGAAGGCGGAAGCTGCTCTCAGTGTCGCGAAGGCACAGTTAAAAGCACAAATTACTTCTCAGGAACTCGCCCAGAAAGCCTATGACCGACTGCTGGTGCTGCAGAAATCAGGCGTCAGTACCCGTCAGCAGATGGAAGAAGCACAGGCCAGCCTGGCAATTCAGGAAGCGCAAACGGAACTGGAACAGGCACGCGTCGATCAGGCAGGAGCCGATCTGGAACAGAGTCGACTGCGTTTGCAGGAAAATAAAATCATTGCTCCCACCAGTGGGTTTCTTGCTGAAAGGCTGGTTGATATTGGCGATCTGGCCAAACCGGATGTCGCATTGATGAAAATTGTCAATCTGGATCACGTACGCACTGTTGTGCATATCGTGGAGAAAGATTACGAGGATGTCAAAATCGGTCAGCAGGCTGCCATCACCGTCGATACATTTCCCGATCAGACGTTTTCAGGTCACGTTAAACGTAAAGCGCCTGTACTGGATCCACAAACCAGAACCGCAGCCGTTCACATCGAAATTCCCAATGAAGATTTTGCCTTAAAGCCGGGCATGCACGCCCGCGTGCAGATTGTATTTGAACATCGCCCGGAAACCAAAGTGCTACCGATCGCCTCACTGACCCGCCGCAAGGATGGACCGGGTTCCGCAGTCTTTATCATTGGAGGAAATCCCCCGATGACCCATCGCCGCAACATTGAAGTCGGGATCAACGATGGAGAACTGGTGGAGATCCTCTCCGGTATCAATGCGGAAGATCTGGTGATCACTCTGGGAAATCGCCTGGTAGATGAAGGACAGACGGTGACACCTGTGGAAGTCCCCATGGATCAGATTCTTCAGGCTCCTCCCGCCCTGCCCGAGAAAACGAACCTGTAA
- a CDS encoding 3-oxoacyl-ACP synthase III family protein has translation MSLKVQTKNQVNSNDLESVLDASGLLDQQINLAPENKKIESKRGRQVISQRTNSLLGVQIVSSGSYVPDNVVTNQDLQKRYGFDPEWIEQRTGILERRHAPEGIATSDLCYEAAQKAIRAARVNPEDIDLLIVGTFTPDFQCPSVACLVQDRLGLDAPAIDLQAACAGFMYALVTAAQYVATGNSKLALVIGGDCNSRIVNPEDRRVAPLFGDGAGAVLLAKGDPHQGLTCYQTGSDGSGCSLLDRPAGGTRNPATAEDIQEGRHFLNMDGRSVFKWAVRTVADSIDLMLTKTGMSVHDVDLFLMHQANIRIIDSACDQLGIPREKVYNNLDRYGNTSGGSIPIVLDEAFNAGRINRGDTILLSGFGAGLAWGTGLFRW, from the coding sequence ATGTCTTTAAAAGTTCAAACAAAAAATCAGGTAAACTCAAACGATCTGGAATCAGTTCTAGACGCGTCGGGGTTATTAGACCAGCAGATAAATCTGGCACCTGAGAATAAAAAAATAGAGAGCAAGCGTGGTCGCCAGGTGATTAGTCAACGAACTAATTCATTGTTGGGGGTCCAGATTGTTTCCAGTGGTTCCTACGTACCCGACAATGTGGTAACGAATCAGGACCTGCAGAAACGGTATGGTTTTGACCCGGAATGGATTGAACAGCGAACGGGAATTCTGGAGCGTCGACATGCTCCTGAGGGAATTGCAACCAGCGATCTCTGCTATGAAGCAGCACAAAAGGCAATTCGTGCTGCCCGCGTGAACCCGGAAGACATCGACCTGTTGATCGTGGGAACGTTCACTCCCGATTTTCAGTGTCCCTCCGTCGCCTGCCTGGTGCAGGACCGCCTCGGGCTGGATGCACCTGCCATTGATCTGCAGGCTGCCTGTGCTGGATTCATGTATGCACTGGTGACCGCAGCTCAGTACGTCGCGACTGGGAACAGCAAACTGGCACTGGTCATCGGTGGTGACTGCAACAGCCGGATTGTCAATCCGGAAGACCGCCGGGTCGCTCCACTGTTCGGTGATGGTGCTGGAGCTGTGCTCCTGGCCAAAGGTGATCCACATCAGGGTTTGACCTGTTATCAGACCGGATCCGATGGGAGTGGCTGTTCGCTGCTGGATCGTCCTGCAGGGGGAACCCGTAATCCGGCTACCGCGGAAGACATTCAAGAAGGGCGGCATTTCCTGAATATGGACGGCCGTAGCGTCTTTAAATGGGCTGTTCGTACTGTCGCTGATTCCATCGATCTGATGCTGACCAAAACCGGTATGAGCGTGCACGATGTTGATCTGTTTTTAATGCATCAGGCCAATATCCGCATTATTGATTCCGCCTGCGATCAACTGGGGATTCCTCGTGAAAAGGTCTACAATAACCTTGATCGTTATGGTAACACCTCCGGCGGTTCAATTCCCATCGTTCTGGATGAAGCTTTCAATGCGGGCCGCATTAACCGGGGAGATACAATCCTCCTGAGCGGCTTTGGTGCCGGCCTGGCCTGGGGAACCGGTCTGTTCCGCTGGTAA